The Rhinoderma darwinii isolate aRhiDar2 chromosome 8, aRhiDar2.hap1, whole genome shotgun sequence genome has a window encoding:
- the LOC142659928 gene encoding uncharacterized protein LOC142659928 isoform X1, with the protein MSARRSDTSSKRKRTTPQKLKNRKLFAVSENDLIESPHFSKARDGENQDSQLCLSQFPETLHNRENVPKSLHQTPSKKESLTEKPQNKENMPGKYSSVSATAHRGRGRPKGSKNKTFPVSATRVYSVREGKSPIYSLKKEGDMKHQDDAETPHRGRGRPKGSTKVRSSGQDIPKRSRGRPKGSKNKKPSKAALLKIIPGPQKVGRGRPRKLPSNEGETPKRGRGRPKGSLNKSTSAKKLTVISGTHEKKKPGRPKKMVLHHTAVSPLTPKRPRGRPKSAGGHVPVPSNLLKRLEYCAQVEGDDEDDDDEEEDDDEDNDSDE; encoded by the exons ATGAGCGCTCGCAGATCGGACACAAGTTCTAAGCGGAAGAGGACAACACCACAAAAGCTGAAAAACAGAAAACTCTTTGCTGTCTCTGAAAATGACTTAATAGAG TCACCTCACTTCTCCAAGGCAAGAGATGGAGAAAATCAGGACAGCCAACTGTGCCTGTCACAATTTCCCGAAACTCTGCACAACCGAGAAAACGTGCCGAAATCCCTCCATCAAACGCCGTCAAAGAAGGAAAGCCTGACTGAAAAACCACAGAACAAAGAAAACATGCCTGGAAAATATTCCAGCGTCTCAGCGACGGCACACAGGGGAAGAGGGCGACCGAAAGGAAGCAAAAACAAGACCTTCCCTGTATCCGCGACTAGG GTCTACTCAGTCCGTGAGGGAAAATCACCAATATATTCACTAAAAAAAGAGGGTGATATGAAGCATCAAGATGATGCAGAGACCCCACACAGAGGTAGAGGGAGACCAAAGGGAAGCACAAAG GTAAGATCCAGTGGGCAGGATATCCCAAAGAGATCAAGGGGAAGGCCAAAAGGAAGCAAAAACAAAAAGCCATCCAAGGCTGCTCTGCTG AAAATAATACCTGGACCCCAAAAGGTGGGAAGAGGGAGACCACGTAAACTGCCATCAAATGAAGGAGAGACCCCAAAAAGAGGAAGGGGGCGACCAAAGGGAAGTTTGAATAAAAGTACTTCTGCCAAAAAG CTAACTGTTATATCCGGGACCCATGAAAAAAAGAAACCGGGGCGTCCTAAGAAGATGGTTTTGCACCATACCGCTGTTTCACCCCTGACCCCAAAGCGTCCAAGAGGAAGACCAAAGAGTGCTGGCGGCCATGTACCGGTACCGAGCAATTTG CTGAAACGTTTAGAATACTGCGCACAAGTTGagggggatgatgaggatgatgatgatgaggaggaggatgatgatgaggacaaCGACTCTGATGAATAA
- the LOC142659928 gene encoding uncharacterized protein LOC142659928 isoform X2: MSARRSDTSSKRKRTTPQKLKNRKLFAVSENDLIESPHFSKARDGENQDSQLCLSQFPETLHNRENVPKSLHQTPSKKESLTEKPQNKENMPGKYSSVSATAHRGRGRPKGSKNKTFPVSATRVYSVREGKSPIYSLKKEGDMKHQDDAETPHRGRGRPKGSTKKIIPGPQKVGRGRPRKLPSNEGETPKRGRGRPKGSLNKSTSAKKLTVISGTHEKKKPGRPKKMVLHHTAVSPLTPKRPRGRPKSAGGHVPVPSNLLKRLEYCAQVEGDDEDDDDEEEDDDEDNDSDE; the protein is encoded by the exons ATGAGCGCTCGCAGATCGGACACAAGTTCTAAGCGGAAGAGGACAACACCACAAAAGCTGAAAAACAGAAAACTCTTTGCTGTCTCTGAAAATGACTTAATAGAG TCACCTCACTTCTCCAAGGCAAGAGATGGAGAAAATCAGGACAGCCAACTGTGCCTGTCACAATTTCCCGAAACTCTGCACAACCGAGAAAACGTGCCGAAATCCCTCCATCAAACGCCGTCAAAGAAGGAAAGCCTGACTGAAAAACCACAGAACAAAGAAAACATGCCTGGAAAATATTCCAGCGTCTCAGCGACGGCACACAGGGGAAGAGGGCGACCGAAAGGAAGCAAAAACAAGACCTTCCCTGTATCCGCGACTAGG GTCTACTCAGTCCGTGAGGGAAAATCACCAATATATTCACTAAAAAAAGAGGGTGATATGAAGCATCAAGATGATGCAGAGACCCCACACAGAGGTAGAGGGAGACCAAAGGGAAGCACAAAG AAAATAATACCTGGACCCCAAAAGGTGGGAAGAGGGAGACCACGTAAACTGCCATCAAATGAAGGAGAGACCCCAAAAAGAGGAAGGGGGCGACCAAAGGGAAGTTTGAATAAAAGTACTTCTGCCAAAAAG CTAACTGTTATATCCGGGACCCATGAAAAAAAGAAACCGGGGCGTCCTAAGAAGATGGTTTTGCACCATACCGCTGTTTCACCCCTGACCCCAAAGCGTCCAAGAGGAAGACCAAAGAGTGCTGGCGGCCATGTACCGGTACCGAGCAATTTG CTGAAACGTTTAGAATACTGCGCACAAGTTGagggggatgatgaggatgatgatgatgaggaggaggatgatgatgaggacaaCGACTCTGATGAATAA